One Coffea arabica cultivar ET-39 chromosome 5c, Coffea Arabica ET-39 HiFi, whole genome shotgun sequence DNA window includes the following coding sequences:
- the LOC113689930 gene encoding anthocyanidin 3-O-glucosyltransferase 2-like has product MKKAELVFVPLPGIGHFVSCVELAKLLVECDERLSITVLIMKLPFDPKVSSYTNSLVETPNLHIRYLELMKEEPSSQLSSFLSILFRFIDNHKSCVREVLAEISNSVSSHLGGIVIDMFCTSLIDVANEFGVPSYIFCPGGAATLGVLFQLQSLRDDLNEDVSHYENSDVELALPTYINPVPAKLLSSALFEKDGSVDMFLDQAKRYRKTKGIIINTFLEFESHAIHALSNDKTIPPVYAVGPLLNLKGSNSQNQETEMIKKWLDLQPECSVVFLCFGSAGSFDGDQVEEIAYALERSGYRFLWSLRRPSPKEKFEFPSEYENLDEVLPEGFLQRTAAVGKVIGWAPQAAVLSHPAVGGFVSHCGWNSILESVWCGVPVATWPLYAEQQQNAFLMVKDLAMAVEIKIDFKRDFVLGVSSEILSADVIERGIKHLMDPENEIREKVKEMKEKSRLAPSEGGSSFSSLRRFLEDVLDNIP; this is encoded by the coding sequence atgaaaaaagcaGAGCTGGTTTTCGTTCCTCTTCCAGGGATTGGCCACTTCGTATCATGTGTTGAACTAGCAAAGCTTCTCGTTGAATGTGATGAACGATTATCGATCACCGTCCTGATTATGAAGCTGCCCTTTGATCCAAAAGTCAGTAGCTACACAAATTCGTTGGTAGAAACTCCGAATTTGCACATAAGGTACCTTGAGCTCATGAAAGAAGAGCCTTCTTCTCAATTGTCATCTTTTCTTTCGATTCTGTTTCGATTTATCGACAACCATAAAAGTTGTGTGAGGGAGGTTCTTGCTGAAATATCCAATTCTGTTTCGTCGCATCTTGGTGGGATCGTCATAGACATGTTTTGCACCTCTTTGATTGATGTAGCCAATGAATTTGGGGTTCCTTCCTATATATTTTGCCCAGGCGGTGCTGCAACGCTTGGCGTTTTATTCCAGTTGCAAAGTCTGAGAGATGATCTCAATGAAGATGTGAGCCATTACGAGAATTCAGACGTTGAATTAGCTTTGCCTACTTACATCAATCCTGTTCCAGCTAAACTTTTGTCATCTGCATTGTTTGAGAAGGATGGAAGTGTCGACATGTTCCTCGATCAGGCAAAGAGATACAGGAAGACCAAGGGAATCATAATTAACACTTTCCTTGAGTTTGAATCCCATGCGATTCACGCCTTGAGCAATGATAAAACCATCCCACCAGTATATGCAGTAGGGCCACTATTGAATCTGAAGGGAAGCAATagtcaaaatcaagaaactgaGATGATTAAGAAATGGCTAGATCTTCAGCCAGAATGTTCTGTTGTGTTCCTTTGCTTTGGTAGTGCAGGTAGTTTTGATGGTGACCAAGTGGAGGAAATTGCCTATGCGCTCGAGCGCAGTGGATATCGATTCCTCTGGTCATTGAGAAGGCCTTCACCTAAAGAAAAATTTGAGTTTCCAAGTGAGTATGAGAACCTGGATGAAGTCTTGCCAGAAGGGTTCTTGCAGCGAACTGCAGCTGTTGGAAAAGTTATTGGATGGGCACCACAGGCGGCAGTTCTATCCCATCCTGCTGTGGGGGGCTTTGTTTCTCACTGTGGTTGGAACTCAATATTGGAAAGCGTTTGGTGCGGTGTGCCAGTGGCAACTTGGCCGCTTTATGCAGAGCAGCAGCAGAATGCATTCCTAATGGTGAAAGACTTGGCAATGGCAGTGGAgatcaaaatagatttcaaaagGGATTTCGTACTGGGTGTGAGCAGTGAGATTTTGAGTGCAGATGTGATTGAAAGAGGGATTAAACATCTGATGGATCCTGAGAATGAAATCAGAGAGAAGGTGAAGGAAATGAAAGAGAAGAGCAGGTTGGCTCCTAGTGAAGGAGGATCATCCTTTTCTTCCTTGAGGCGTTTTCTTGAAGATGTATTAGATAACATTCCATGA
- the LOC113690996 gene encoding anthocyanidin 3-O-glucosyltransferase 2-like yields MKNAELVFVTMPAIGHLVSCVELAKLLIECDERLSITVLIMKLPFDPKVSSYTNSSLETPNLHIRYLELMKEEPSSQLSSSLSILFRFIDNYKSCVREVLAEISNRVSSHLGGIVIDMFCTSLIDVASEFGVPSYIFCPGGAAPLGLLFQLQSLRDDLNEDVSHYENSNDELALPTYINPVPAKLLSPAFFDKDGGGDMLLDQVRRFKETKGIIVNTFLELESHAIQALSNDKTIPPVYAVGPVLNLKGSNSQNQETEMIMKWLDLQPECSVVFLCFGSGGSFDGDQVKEIAYALERSGYRFLWSLRRPSPKENFEFPSEYESLDEVLPEGFLQRTAVVGKVIGWAPQAAVLSHPAVGGFVSHCGWNSILESVWCGVPVATWPLYAEQQMNAFLMVKDLATAVEIKIDFKRDFVLGMSSEILSADVIERGIKHLMDPENEIRDKVKEIKEKSRLTLNGGGSSYASLKLFLEDVIDSIP; encoded by the coding sequence atgaaaaacgCAGAGCTGGTTTTCGTTACTATGCCGGCGATTGGCCACTTGGTATCATGTGTTGAACTAGCAAAGCTTCTCATTGAATGTGATGAACGATTATCGATCACCGTCCTGATTATGAAGCTGCCCTTTGATCCAAAAGTCAGTAGCTACACAAATTCGTCGTTAGAAACACCGAATTTGCACATAAGGTACCTTGAGCTCATGAAAGAAGAGCCTTCTTCTCAATTGTCATCTTCTCTTTCGATTCTGTTTCGATTTATCGACAACTATAAAAGTTGTGTGAGGGAGGTTCTTGCTGAAATATCCAATCGTGTTTCGTCGCATCTTGGTGGGATCGTCATAGACATGTTTTGCACCTCTTTGATTGATGTAGCCAGTGAATTTGGGGTTCCTTCCTATATATTTTGCCCAGGCGGTGCTGCACCGCTGGGCCTTTTATTCCAGTTGCAAAGTCTGAGAGATGATCTCAATGAAGATGTGAGCCATTACGAGAATTCAAACGATGAATTAGCTTTGCCTACTTACATCAATCCTGTTCCAGCTAAACTTTTGTCACCTGCATTTTTTGACAAGGATGGAGGTGGCGACATGCTCCTCGATCAGGTCAGAAGATTCAAGGAGACCAAGGGAATCATAGTTAACACTTTCCTTGAGCTAGAATCCCATGCGATTCAGGCCTTGAGCAATGATAAAACCATCCCACCAGTATATGCAGTAGGGCCTGTATTGAATCTGAAGGGAAGCAATagtcaaaatcaagaaactgaGATGATTATGAAATGGCTCGATCTTCAGCCAGAATGTTCTGTTGTGTTCCTTTGCTTTGGTAGTGGAGGTAGTTTTGATGGCGACCAAGTGAAGGAAATTGCCTATGCACTCGAGCGCAGTGGATATCGATTCCTCTGGTCATTGAGAAGGCCTTCAcctaaagaaaattttgagtttccaAGTGAGTATGAGAGCCTGGATGAAGTCTTGCCAGAAGGGTTCTTGCAGCGAACAGCTGTGGTTGGAAAAGTTATTGGATGGGCACCACAGGCAGCAGTTCTATCCCATCCTGCTGTGGGAGGCTTTGTTTCTCATTGTGGGTGGAACTCAATATTGGAAAGTGTTTGGTGCGGTGTGCCAGTGGCAACATGGCCACTTTATGCTGAGCAGCAGATGAATGCGTTCTTAATGGTGAAGGACTTGGCAACGGCAGTGGAgatcaaaatagatttcaaaagGGATTTCGTACTGGGTATGAGTAGTGAGATTTTGAGTGCAGATGTGATTGAAAGAGGGATTAAACATCTGATGGATCCTGAGAATGAAATCAGAGACAAGGTAAAGGAAATCAAAGAAAAGAGCAGGTTGACTCTAAATGGAGGAGGATCATCCTATGCTTCCTTGAAGTTGTTTCTTGAAGATGTAATAGATAGTATTCCATAA